Below is a window of Janthinobacterium lividum DNA.
AAAACAGGTACCGCGACAACGGCGAGTAGTGCGATCAGCAAGCGGGCTGGCTTAAAAGTCATTATTAAATCCTGTTAGGGAAAGTTTCGTAAAAAACGCATGGAAAGAAATCCAGACATGGCGCCAGGTGCAATGGCATACCCGAGTGATGCGGGTACGCCAAAAACGCCATCCTTATGCTACCTCGGACGGCGCCAATGCCACAATCGCCAATGCATGTATCTCATTATGCATCATATCGTGCACGGAATCATACACCAGTCGATGGCGCATGACGAGCCTGAGGCCTTCAAATTGACTAGAAATAATCCGCAGATTGTAATGGCCTCCGCCCGACGCGGCGCCCGCATGGCCCCGGTGGCGCGCCGAGTCGTCTTCCAGCAGGCATTCCAGAGGGGAAAGTGCTGTTTCCAGGCGGGTACGAATACGCTGCATCCGCGTTTCCGGCGAAGTATTCTCGGTGGTGGTATGCATCATGCGTCTTCCTTGATATGTTTGGCCAGGAACAGGGTTTGCGCCACGATAAAGGCAAAGAAGATGCCCGTCGCGCCAAACGCCTTGAAACTGACCCAGGCAGCCATGTCGCCCTTGTACAGCACGAAGGCGACGAACAGGTTCAGCGCACCGATGGCGCCAAAGAAAATGATCCACGCGGCCAGCAACTGGTTCCAGACGGCGTCAGGCAATTGCACTTGCGCTTCCATGGTCTTGCGGATCAGGTTTTTCTTGAAACCCAGGTGGGCGATCAGGAGGGCCAGGCCGGACAGCCAGTAGATCAGGGTCGGCTTCCATTTCAGGAAGAAATCGTCATGCAGGTAAATGCTGGC
It encodes the following:
- a CDS encoding BolA family protein codes for the protein MMHTTTENTSPETRMQRIRTRLETALSPLECLLEDDSARHRGHAGAASGGGHYNLRIISSQFEGLRLVMRHRLVYDSVHDMMHNEIHALAIVALAPSEVA
- a CDS encoding septation protein A, whose amino-acid sequence is MKFLFDLFPLIAFFAAFKLGGMYEAATHDFVQQYLSGFVSGGLIKADQAPWILATLVGIVATACQVSYLLLRGRKVDGMLWLSLFIFVVFGGASIYLHDDFFLKWKPTLIYWLSGLALLIAHLGFKKNLIRKTMEAQVQLPDAVWNQLLAAWIIFFGAIGALNLFVAFVLYKGDMAAWVSFKAFGATGIFFAFIVAQTLFLAKHIKEDA